The DNA sequence CATCCCGTCGAGGAACTCCGGCTGTATCGCGAGGTTCCGCGCGCCGTCCCAGTAGACGTCTTCCTCATAGCCTCGCAGGAACGCGCGTCGGGCGATCTCCACCGCCAAAGGCAGATGGCGACCCTCGAACATCGCGCACAACGCCTCGCTCTCAGAGGCGATCCCCTGGATGTCTCGAAGCCGACGACCCGCGAGCCGTTCGTTCAGCAGCGAGGAAACGGCGTCGAGCTCTTGGCTCGTGACGTGCTGCTCAATGGCGAACATCCGGTGTCTGACGAGACCCGGCTGCGTGACCAGTACGACGAGGAGCTGCGCCCCTCCGAGACGCACGATCTCGATCCGTCTCAGCACGCTGTCCCGCAGCTCGGAACTGACGACGACGCCGATGTGCCGTGAGATGTGCGACAGAAGCCGTGATGTGAGCAGGAACAGGTCTTCGAGCTGATCGAGTGTCGCATCGCTGAATCGGGAGAGCACCTCGGAGCGTTGCACGTCGTCCGCATCGCCCGTGCGCCCTTCCGGCTCCTGCAGGCGGTCGACGAAGTAGCGGTACGCCAGTTCGGTCGGCGCTCTGCCAGCGGACGTATGCGGCTGGTCGAGGTATCCCATGGTCTCCAGCTCGCCCATCACGTGCCGAACGGTGGCGGCGCTGATCCGCAAGCCGAATTCGGCGACGAGCGTCTTGGACCCGACGGGCTCCGCCGTGTCGAGGTGACACCGGACGATCGCCGCCAGCACCTCGAACTGCCTGGGAGTGAGCTCTTCTCGGTCTCCGTGCATATCGTCAGCTCCGGTTAGCACTCAACAGCCCTGAGTGCTAGTGAAGCATACCAGGCGCACCCGCAGAGCGTCAAGGACGCGCGTTCCGCCGATCCGTCATGCGTCAGGGCTCAGCCGTCGCCGTCGCGCACGCGCCGCCGCGTGCACGGCGTCGCTCAGTTCGCCCATCAGCGAACCGCGCGGGTCGCGTT is a window from the Candidatus Poribacteria bacterium genome containing:
- the hrcA gene encoding heat-inducible transcription repressor HrcA; this encodes MHGDREELTPRQFEVLAAIVRCHLDTAEPVGSKTLVAEFGLRISAATVRHVMGELETMGYLDQPHTSAGRAPTELAYRYFVDRLQEPEGRTGDADDVQRSEVLSRFSDATLDQLEDLFLLTSRLLSHISRHIGVVVSSELRDSVLRRIEIVRLGGAQLLVVLVTQPGLVRHRMFAIEQHVTSQELDAVSSLLNERLAGRRLRDIQGIASESEALCAMFEGRHLPLAVEIARRAFLRGYEEDVYWDGARNLAIQPEFLDGMRAHAVLQALESRESLAELFSGFGGKGTSGDPLVRVLIGTEIAREGMEQCSVIAAPYRLPGHVAGTIGIIGPMRMEYWRLIPLVKWTAHAMSSFGTPQHIGDAGTEG